The genomic segment CCATTTTCATACCGTCTCACCCTGTTCATTTTATTTTCTAAAAGACCAAAAAATACCGTCCGGGCATTGTATGAACGCCCAAAATATGATATAATAATCGCAGAAAACGTCGTTGGGAGGAGTTTTTCATCGAACGTGTTTTTACAATGGACCATTATGAGGGCGTGTCGACGCTCTGTGGTGAAATGGACCGCAATTTACAGGCCGTACAGTCCGGTTTCGGCGTCGTGATCATCAACCGAGGCGGTGAACTCAAAATCTCCGGTGAACAAAAGGCCGTCGATCATGCTTTTGACGTCTTTTCAGCGCTGTCTAAAATGATCTCAAAAGGACAGGCGGTCACCGACCAAACGGTTGATTACTGCATCAGCACCACGGCAGCCGGAAAAGCGGATCAACTCACCGAACTGTCCGACGACAAAACCATCATCATCACCCCGCGCGGAAAACCGGTGCGTCCCAAGACCGCCGGACAAAAAAAATATATTGAACTGATTAAAAACAACACCATCGTGCTGAGCGTCGGTCCTGCCGGCACCGGCAAGACCTATCTGGCCGTGGCTATGGCGGTCGCCGCTTTCGCCAAAAACGAGGTCTCCCGTATTGTACTGACCCGCCCGGCGGTTGAGGCCGGAGAGAAACTCGGGTTTTTGCCCGGCGATCTCCAGCAAAAGATTGATCCGTATCTTCGCCCGCTTTATGACGCGCTGTATGATATGCTCGGCATGGAATCATGCGCCAAATATATTGAACGCGGCAGCATTGAAATTGCGCCGTTGGCCTATATGCGCGGCCGGACCCTTGACGACTCCTTTATCATTCTTGACGAGGCCCAGAACACCACCCGTGAACAGATGAAAATGTTTCTGACCCGCCTCGGCTTTAATTCCAAGGCCATCATCACGGGCGATATCACACAAATTGACCTTCCAAACCGTAAAAGCAGCGGCCTTTTGCAAGCCGTACGGCTGCTGCGCAACATTGACGGCATCGCGTCGGCGCGGTTTGAC from the Oscillospiraceae bacterium genome contains:
- a CDS encoding PhoH family protein, with the translated sequence MDHYEGVSTLCGEMDRNLQAVQSGFGVVIINRGGELKISGEQKAVDHAFDVFSALSKMISKGQAVTDQTVDYCISTTAAGKADQLTELSDDKTIIITPRGKPVRPKTAGQKKYIELIKNNTIVLSVGPAGTGKTYLAVAMAVAAFAKNEVSRIVLTRPAVEAGEKLGFLPGDLQQKIDPYLRPLYDALYDMLGMESCAKYIERGSIEIAPLAYMRGRTLDDSFIILDEAQNTTREQMKMFLTRLGFNSKAIITGDITQIDLPNRKSSGLLQAVRLLRNIDGIASARFDESDVVRHRIVKEIIKAYQNEEKQ